A genomic segment from Deinococcus sp. YIM 134068 encodes:
- the trpC gene encoding indole-3-glycerol phosphate synthase TrpC translates to MTGGAAANFGRVPGVLGRIVRERAGDYAGADAALGAARPRHRRFHAALSGAALALIAEVKRASPSEGAIAPLDPATAARAYEAGGAAAISVLTEPRHFDGNPEALHAVVSAVSVPVLRKDFVVHPAMLREAADWGASAALLMVSVLGEAVGEYLETAHQLGLDALVEVHDEVELDVALIAGAEIIGVNNRDLTTLHIDLGVSPHLIRRAREGGFTGLLVAESGYRTPADVDGVRGLADAVLVGTSLAGSGDLEGAARRLLGT, encoded by the coding sequence ATGACGGGTGGGGCGGCGGCGAACTTCGGGCGGGTGCCCGGCGTGCTGGGGCGCATCGTGCGCGAGCGGGCGGGGGACTACGCGGGGGCGGACGCGGCGCTGGGTGCGGCCCGTCCCCGGCACAGGCGGTTCCATGCGGCGCTCTCGGGAGCGGCCCTCGCCCTGATCGCGGAGGTCAAGCGGGCCAGCCCCAGCGAGGGTGCCATCGCCCCCCTCGACCCAGCGACCGCCGCCCGCGCTTACGAGGCTGGAGGTGCGGCGGCCATCAGCGTCCTCACCGAGCCGCGACACTTCGACGGAAACCCGGAGGCGCTGCACGCGGTCGTTTCTGCCGTAAGCGTGCCCGTCCTCCGCAAGGACTTCGTGGTTCACCCCGCCATGCTCCGCGAGGCCGCCGACTGGGGCGCGTCCGCCGCGTTGCTGATGGTCAGTGTGCTCGGCGAGGCGGTGGGCGAGTACCTGGAGACGGCCCACCAACTCGGCCTCGACGCGCTCGTGGAGGTCCACGACGAGGTGGAATTGGATGTGGCGCTGATAGCGGGCGCGGAAATCATCGGGGTGAACAACCGCGACCTGACCACCCTGCACATCGACCTCGGCGTGAGTCCCCACCTTATCCGCCGGGCGCGGGAGGGGGGCTTCACGGGCCTCCTCGTCGCGGAGAGCGGCTACCGCACGCCCGCCGACGTGGACGGCGTGCGCGGCCTCGCCGACGCGGTGCTCGTGGGGACCAGCCTCGCGGGGAGCGGCGACCTGGAGGGGGCGGCCCGGCGGCTGCTGGGGACTTGA